From a single Paenibacillus sp. FSL R5-0345 genomic region:
- a CDS encoding cation diffusion facilitator family transporter → MNGSKVAFLSVLSNTFVVLLKLIVGIVTGSVAVISEAIHSTLDLVASLIAFFSVRISSRSADKTHPYGHGKVENISGTIETLLIFVAGIWIIYECIHKILNPTDIELPYLGIIVMVVGAGLNYVVSRKVKKKADELHSVAMKSNALHLLTDVFTSLGVAASLLLVTITGWTILDPIIGIILACYIMSEAYKLLKESFPPLLDARLTDEEEIEILRIIEVFKERFIEIHDFRTRRSGPEEYVDFHLVIPSSMDISTAHKICDEIEHAIKIAFKHAQVLIHVEPEEELLKNQPQTH, encoded by the coding sequence TTGAATGGTTCGAAAGTTGCTTTCCTATCTGTACTTAGCAACACATTTGTCGTTCTTCTAAAACTCATTGTAGGCATTGTTACAGGTTCTGTGGCAGTTATTTCGGAAGCGATCCATTCTACCTTAGATTTAGTAGCCTCGTTAATAGCATTCTTTTCGGTCCGAATATCGAGCCGTTCTGCGGATAAAACACACCCTTATGGGCACGGCAAGGTGGAGAATATTTCAGGGACGATTGAAACCTTACTTATTTTTGTAGCAGGGATATGGATTATTTATGAGTGCATCCATAAAATATTGAATCCAACCGACATCGAGCTTCCCTATTTGGGAATCATTGTGATGGTGGTCGGGGCAGGACTCAATTATGTCGTTTCCCGAAAGGTTAAGAAGAAGGCAGATGAACTCCATTCTGTTGCAATGAAATCTAATGCCCTGCATCTCCTGACTGATGTTTTCACATCTTTGGGCGTAGCGGCTAGTTTATTATTGGTCACCATTACTGGATGGACAATATTGGACCCAATTATCGGAATTATTTTAGCTTGTTATATTATGAGTGAAGCCTACAAGCTCCTCAAGGAATCCTTTCCGCCTTTGCTGGACGCACGACTAACTGATGAAGAGGAAATCGAGATCTTACGTATCATTGAAGTATTTAAAGAAAGATTTATCGAAATTCATGATTTTCGTACCCGTCGATCTGGTCCGGAAGAATATGTGGATTTCCACCTTGTCATCCCTTCCTCGATGGATATCAGTACGGCTCATAAAATATGCGATGAAATTGAACATGCCATTAAAATAGCTTTCAAACATGCTCAGGTGTTAATACATGTTGAACCAGAGGAAGAGCTGTTAAAAAATCAACCACAGACGCATTAA
- the miaB gene encoding tRNA (N6-isopentenyl adenosine(37)-C2)-methylthiotransferase MiaB gives MTKGNHNSPDLKSGKGSKDYSKYFDFSDAKVISEEEGKITYRIKGRNVQINSQPDYKEGKRRGKEEIEVHYDFEIPEEMHNFGVDKYYHITTYGCQMNEHDTETMKGLLEQMGYKSVDDRNDADIILLNTCAIRENAEDKVFGELGHLKNLKIEKPGLLLGVCGCMSQEEGVVNRIMSKHGFVDMIFGTHNIHRLPHLIKEAVFSKELVVEVWSKEGDIIENLPKKREGMRAWVNIMYGCDKFCTYCIVPFTRGKERSRRPEDVIAEVRELARQGFKEVTLLGQNVNAYGKDFTDIDYTFGDLMDDMRLIDIPRIRFMTSHPRDFDDKLIEVLGKGGNLVEHIHLPVQSGSTAVLKKMSRKYTREAYLELVRKIKISVPNAVLSTDIIVGFPGETDEQFEDTLSLVREVGYDMAYTFIYSPREGTPAAAMEDNVPMSVKSERLQRLNDLIKENSRIINDRMLGEFVEVLVEGESKNNSEVLSGRSRANKLVHFEGPKELIGTFVKVRITDTKTWYIKGDIVAEAAAVH, from the coding sequence ATGACTAAGGGGAACCACAACTCACCGGACTTAAAATCCGGCAAGGGTTCGAAGGATTATTCGAAATATTTTGATTTTAGTGACGCGAAGGTAATTAGTGAAGAAGAAGGTAAGATTACTTACCGGATTAAAGGAAGAAATGTACAAATTAATAGTCAGCCTGATTACAAAGAAGGAAAACGGCGCGGCAAGGAAGAAATAGAAGTGCATTATGATTTCGAGATTCCAGAAGAAATGCACAATTTCGGAGTAGACAAATATTATCATATAACGACTTACGGCTGCCAAATGAATGAGCATGACACGGAAACGATGAAAGGCCTTTTGGAACAGATGGGCTACAAAAGCGTCGATGACCGGAATGATGCGGATATCATTCTCTTAAATACTTGTGCGATTCGCGAGAACGCCGAGGATAAGGTATTTGGAGAGCTTGGTCATCTTAAGAATTTGAAGATTGAGAAGCCAGGTCTTTTGCTGGGCGTGTGTGGCTGCATGTCGCAGGAGGAAGGCGTAGTCAATCGAATTATGTCTAAGCATGGATTCGTGGATATGATCTTCGGTACGCATAATATTCACCGACTGCCACACCTCATTAAAGAAGCTGTATTCAGCAAAGAGCTTGTGGTGGAGGTATGGTCTAAGGAAGGCGATATTATTGAGAATTTACCGAAGAAACGCGAGGGTATGCGGGCTTGGGTAAATATTATGTATGGCTGCGATAAGTTCTGTACGTACTGTATCGTACCCTTTACACGGGGAAAAGAACGCAGTCGCCGTCCGGAAGACGTCATTGCTGAAGTAAGAGAGCTTGCGCGTCAAGGCTTTAAGGAAGTCACTTTACTGGGGCAGAACGTAAACGCATACGGTAAGGATTTTACAGACATTGATTACACCTTCGGTGACCTGATGGATGACATGCGTTTGATTGATATTCCGCGCATTCGCTTTATGACATCGCATCCGCGTGATTTTGACGATAAATTAATTGAAGTACTAGGCAAAGGCGGCAATCTGGTGGAACATATCCATCTACCGGTTCAATCGGGAAGCACTGCTGTACTTAAGAAAATGAGTCGCAAATATACTCGTGAAGCTTATCTGGAGTTAGTTCGCAAGATCAAGATAAGTGTGCCTAATGCAGTGTTGAGTACCGATATTATCGTTGGTTTCCCTGGAGAGACGGATGAGCAATTTGAAGATACTCTTTCGCTAGTGCGCGAGGTTGGGTATGATATGGCATATACGTTCATTTATTCACCTCGTGAGGGTACTCCTGCAGCTGCTATGGAGGATAATGTACCTATGTCGGTGAAGAGCGAACGTCTACAAAGACTCAATGATCTCATTAAAGAGAACAGCCGGATTATTAATGACCGTATGTTAGGTGAATTCGTTGAGGTGCTGGTTGAAGGGGAGAGTAAGAATAACTCTGAAGTCCTTTCCGGCCGTTCCCGTGCGAACAAGCTGGTTCATTTTGAAGGTCCGAAGGAGCTTATTGGCACATTTGTAAAAGTGAGAATTACAGATACCAAAACATGGTACATTAAAGGGGATATTGTGGCAGAAGCTGCAGCTGTTCATTAA
- a CDS encoding RicAFT regulatory complex protein RicA family protein encodes MGRWLVSTEEQRLNKYGMKTYNTRDLIVREDIMGKAKELATLISTSEEVKHFQQAEQKILNHERVQSLIATIKKKQKEIVAFESFNNKDMVAKIEREIEVLQDEIDGIPVVNEFQQSQSDINYLLQLVISVIRDTVSEKINVEAGTEAPPTTCG; translated from the coding sequence ATGGGGAGATGGCTTGTGAGTACAGAGGAACAACGTTTGAATAAATATGGAATGAAGACTTATAATACCCGTGACTTAATTGTACGCGAGGATATTATGGGCAAAGCTAAAGAACTTGCTACATTAATTTCAACTAGTGAAGAGGTAAAGCATTTTCAACAGGCAGAACAAAAAATCTTGAACCACGAGCGGGTACAAAGCCTGATCGCCACGATTAAGAAAAAGCAGAAGGAGATTGTTGCCTTCGAAAGCTTTAATAATAAAGATATGGTAGCTAAGATCGAGCGTGAAATTGAAGTGTTGCAGGATGAAATTGACGGCATTCCAGTCGTGAACGAATTTCAGCAGAGCCAGAGTGACATCAATTATCTACTCCAGCTTGTAATTTCCGTGATTAGAGATACTGTTTCGGAAAAAATTAATGTGGAAGCCGGCACCGAAGCGCCTCCGACCACATGCGGATAA
- a CDS encoding VWA domain-containing protein, with translation MSTSVDSSVVARWRLILGQSAEEQLTVSSGNTSIHLSEDELIMDQALAAIYDETSEIGNSGTANTAASGQRGAGSGKSAPRLAKWLGDVRNFFPEDIVSVIQHDAMERKGWKQLLFEPEVLATVKPDIQLVGTLLSLKGKIPEKTKDTARLLVKAVVDDLVKRMEEDLRRAVTGALNRRQHSPLPSLSGIDWTRTIKRNLKHYDAKRRQIIPEKFYYYDRARRSKEWTVIVDIDQSGSMAESIIWASVVGSIFASIPSLSTRVVVFDTEVVDLTEQCANDPVDMLFGIQLGGGTDIQKSVAYCEQFIEQPKKTLFIIISDLYEGGNQAGLIRRMRHLKESGVRTMCLLALSDEGKPFYDEHVARSLTRDGTPCFACTPALLPQLVEGALKGQDLSELAKKLGTKGI, from the coding sequence ATGAGTACTTCAGTAGATTCAAGTGTTGTAGCTCGCTGGCGGCTTATTCTTGGCCAATCCGCAGAAGAACAGTTGACCGTTTCTAGCGGAAACACAAGTATTCACCTGTCCGAAGATGAACTCATCATGGATCAGGCGCTGGCCGCTATATATGATGAGACGAGTGAGATTGGAAATAGCGGCACTGCTAACACTGCTGCCTCCGGACAAAGAGGAGCAGGATCAGGTAAATCTGCACCTCGGTTGGCGAAATGGTTAGGAGATGTTCGCAATTTTTTCCCTGAGGATATCGTCTCGGTTATTCAACATGATGCAATGGAACGGAAGGGCTGGAAGCAGCTATTGTTTGAACCGGAAGTTCTTGCAACAGTGAAACCGGATATACAGTTAGTAGGTACACTCCTCTCCCTTAAAGGAAAGATTCCTGAGAAGACAAAAGACACTGCTCGCCTGTTAGTGAAGGCAGTTGTAGATGATCTTGTTAAGCGAATGGAGGAGGACCTTCGTCGGGCGGTGACGGGTGCACTGAATCGCAGACAGCATTCTCCATTGCCTTCACTTAGTGGCATAGATTGGACACGGACGATAAAACGCAATCTGAAGCATTATGATGCAAAACGGCGGCAGATTATCCCTGAGAAATTCTACTATTATGATCGGGCTAGACGCAGCAAGGAATGGACAGTCATTGTGGATATCGATCAGAGTGGTTCTATGGCAGAATCTATTATTTGGGCTTCAGTTGTGGGTTCGATCTTTGCAAGCATCCCTTCATTAAGTACTCGAGTAGTTGTATTTGATACAGAGGTCGTTGATCTGACTGAGCAATGTGCGAATGATCCTGTTGACATGTTGTTTGGGATTCAGCTAGGCGGTGGTACAGATATACAAAAATCTGTTGCTTATTGTGAACAATTTATTGAGCAGCCGAAGAAGACCTTATTTATTATCATCTCTGATCTGTACGAAGGTGGGAACCAAGCGGGTTTAATCCGTCGTATGCGTCATCTGAAGGAATCAGGTGTCAGAACGATGTGTTTACTCGCTTTATCTGATGAAGGCAAGCCTTTCTACGATGAGCATGTGGCTAGATCCTTGACTCGCGATGGAACGCCTTGTTTTGCGTGTACACCTGCATTGCTGCCACAGTTAGTAGAAGGTGCGCTAAAAGGACAAGATCTTTCTGAATTAGCCAAGAAACTTGGAACGAAAGGAATTTAA
- a CDS encoding YolD-like family protein has translation MIIPEHKQCILSDSRNEIRSELNLDPQVLAEISQVLAQSMEDHSPITLTLFDQVKDKEIRGIVMRVDQKLQQIKLRTSDDGWEWVEIVDVIGAFT, from the coding sequence ATGATTATACCAGAGCATAAACAGTGTATTCTTTCTGATTCGCGGAATGAGATTCGTAGCGAACTTAATCTAGATCCTCAAGTGTTAGCTGAGATATCTCAGGTACTAGCTCAATCAATGGAGGATCATAGTCCGATAACACTCACACTATTTGACCAAGTTAAAGATAAAGAAATACGTGGTATTGTAATGCGAGTAGATCAAAAATTACAGCAGATTAAATTGAGAACAAGTGATGATGGTTGGGAATGGGTTGAAATAGTTGATGTTATAGGAGCTTTTACATAG
- a CDS encoding cysteine hydrolase family protein produces the protein MRALIVIDFTNDFVNGNLPVGQPAVDIEPRISQLTSAFVHSGDYVVMAVDLHEENDTYHPESKLFPPHNVRGSDGRELFGSLKSVYEQNRESIYWMDKTRYSAFSGTDLEIKLRERGITELHLIGVCTDICVLHTAVDAYNKGFAITVHEDAVASFNPGGHTWALEHFRGSLGADVVKA, from the coding sequence ATGAGAGCACTAATAGTGATCGACTTTACTAATGATTTTGTTAATGGAAATCTACCTGTTGGTCAGCCAGCCGTAGATATCGAGCCTAGGATCAGCCAGTTAACTTCAGCGTTTGTACACAGTGGCGATTATGTTGTTATGGCCGTGGATTTGCATGAAGAGAATGACACTTACCATCCGGAGAGCAAGCTATTCCCTCCTCATAATGTACGCGGGAGTGACGGACGAGAGTTGTTCGGAAGCTTGAAGTCGGTATATGAGCAGAATCGCGAATCCATCTATTGGATGGACAAAACGCGCTATAGCGCCTTTAGTGGAACAGATCTGGAGATCAAGCTGCGGGAACGAGGCATTACTGAACTTCATTTAATTGGGGTCTGCACAGATATTTGTGTACTGCACACAGCAGTGGATGCCTATAACAAAGGGTTTGCTATTACAGTGCACGAGGATGCGGTAGCCAGCTTTAATCCCGGTGGACATACTTGGGCATTAGAACATTTCCGGGGAAGTTTAGGAGCAGACGTTGTTAAGGCATAA
- a CDS encoding DUF6273 domain-containing protein, whose protein sequence is MEKGELAFAPNRNIKPGEIISFGMYSQSKDGKALPIEWRVLHNSGSELIVLSEFILDCKRYQGKSADIKWRDSVDITWQDCDLREWLNDEFYHTAFNAAEKELIKTTCCTDNGEGTPDTEDNVFLLSVDEIKAYSEIHGKELRRAVGTDFAKMKKSDGCSLYVYDKTDKENYIIKDGEEFGCSWWWLRTQGNKPSRAFFIGPGCSIRSYANVSVARDGVRPAIVINLP, encoded by the coding sequence ATGGAAAAGGGTGAGCTCGCTTTTGCGCCGAACAGGAACATTAAGCCTGGTGAAATCATTTCGTTCGGTATGTATTCGCAATCAAAGGACGGTAAAGCACTGCCGATTGAATGGCGTGTTCTCCATAACTCTGGAAGCGAACTGATTGTTTTGAGTGAATTTATTTTGGACTGCAAGAGATATCAAGGCAAGAGCGCAGATATTAAATGGCGTGATAGCGTGGATATTACGTGGCAAGACTGTGATTTACGAGAGTGGTTGAATGATGAATTCTATCACACCGCATTCAATGCTGCTGAGAAGGAATTAATAAAGACGACCTGTTGTACAGACAATGGAGAGGGTACCCCGGATACAGAGGATAACGTTTTTTTGCTTAGTGTGGATGAGATAAAAGCATACTCTGAGATACACGGTAAAGAGCTGCGACGTGCCGTTGGAACGGACTTTGCTAAAATGAAAAAATCTGATGGATGCAGCTTATACGTATATGATAAAACGGATAAAGAGAACTATATAATCAAAGACGGCGAGGAGTTTGGCTGCTCTTGGTGGTGGCTGCGTACACAAGGAAACAAACCTTCACGTGCGTTTTTTATCGGACCTGGCTGCAGTATTCGCAGCTATGCAAATGTAAGTGTAGCTCGTGACGGTGTGCGCCCAGCAATAGTAATTAATCTTCCATGA
- a CDS encoding amino acid permease, with protein MKSNEASLQKKLLPRHISFMAMGGVIGTGIFKGSSETISIAGPAVILTYVLAGLLLLVVMGAIAEMATVYPNRNMKDFIREAFGERLSFIVGWLYCFMWLTVCVIEVLAAGSFLQYWLPDVPLWLLSLASGALIIGINMMSVGGYGETEFWLAGIKIAMIIIFIILGSSLIFGLLPMSEATPYLHNFTDYGGFLPRGWAPIFSALLVVMFSYGGSELIGLTLTETQDAEKVLPKVVKSFILRVILFYTLPILVICGLIPWNQLNEHTSPFVQVLAATGLKGADHVMNFILITAVLSAANSGIYGATRMLHSMASQGEAPRSLAKTSAKGVPINSLKLCAVVLVIGSMLAYFAQDGLFRLLMAVPGFVVILVWISICMSQLKLRKSYPKEPTFKVWGFPYITVLTLACLAVIAVSFLFDAQNRISIGTCLAVVLMLTIWSFLKFKKKN; from the coding sequence GTGAAGTCAAACGAAGCATCATTACAGAAGAAATTGCTTCCTCGGCATATCAGCTTTATGGCGATGGGCGGAGTAATCGGTACGGGGATTTTTAAAGGAAGTTCTGAGACCATAAGTATTGCTGGACCTGCGGTTATTCTTACTTATGTTTTAGCAGGTTTGCTACTTTTAGTGGTCATGGGGGCCATAGCGGAAATGGCTACGGTTTACCCGAATAGGAACATGAAGGACTTCATTCGTGAGGCTTTTGGAGAACGGCTCTCCTTTATCGTGGGCTGGTTATATTGCTTCATGTGGTTGACCGTCTGTGTGATTGAAGTGCTGGCAGCAGGCAGCTTCTTGCAATACTGGTTACCAGATGTTCCATTATGGCTGCTTAGTCTTGCAAGTGGAGCTTTGATTATCGGCATCAACATGATGAGTGTAGGTGGTTATGGAGAGACGGAGTTTTGGTTAGCCGGAATCAAAATCGCTATGATCATCATCTTCATTATCTTAGGAAGCTCATTAATTTTCGGACTGTTACCAATGTCTGAGGCTACTCCTTACTTACACAACTTTACGGATTATGGTGGATTTCTCCCAAGAGGCTGGGCCCCCATCTTCTCTGCCCTTCTTGTCGTTATGTTCTCATACGGCGGGTCTGAGTTAATCGGACTTACCCTGACGGAGACACAGGATGCAGAAAAGGTCTTACCTAAGGTTGTTAAAAGCTTCATTCTACGCGTTATTCTGTTCTATACATTACCGATTTTAGTCATCTGTGGCTTAATACCCTGGAATCAACTGAATGAGCATACAAGCCCGTTTGTTCAAGTGTTAGCCGCTACAGGACTTAAGGGTGCCGATCACGTCATGAACTTCATTCTGATTACAGCAGTGCTCTCTGCTGCCAATTCTGGTATCTATGGCGCCACCCGGATGCTACACTCTATGGCATCACAGGGCGAAGCACCACGCAGCTTAGCTAAAACCTCTGCAAAAGGTGTACCGATCAACAGTCTGAAGCTCTGTGCTGTTGTTCTTGTTATTGGATCCATGCTAGCGTACTTCGCGCAAGATGGCCTGTTCCGTTTACTAATGGCTGTTCCAGGCTTTGTGGTTATTCTCGTATGGATCAGCATTTGTATGTCACAACTTAAACTGAGAAAGTCCTATCCGAAAGAACCCACCTTTAAGGTATGGGGATTCCCTTATATAACCGTTCTAACACTTGCTTGTTTAGCGGTAATCGCGGTTTCCTTCCTCTTCGATGCTCAGAACCGTATCAGTATAGGTACGTGTCTGGCAGTCGTGTTGATGCTTACGATTTGGTCGTTCTTAAAATTCAAGAAAAAGAACTAA
- a CDS encoding NUDIX domain-containing protein — protein sequence MSENGEQTYNAKKYRTPDGVPADIVMFTLTKRERKTVTKTLPLRELKVMLIRRKKWPCAGMWALPGGFCQEDESIYAAATRELKEETGVDGGHLEYLGVYSTPGRDPRGWIISHAFFALVEEWMLEQRQASDDAGEVGLFTLQEALEELELAFDHHDIIKDAYLRIQQQMLQTTIARQFLPRHFTLSELYQVIQTVVPEFKEPNFIRKITSTRSRQGILKEVRDEEGNALSSNQYSQRPAQLYMFTDHEPLLSIYT from the coding sequence ATGAGCGAAAATGGGGAACAAACCTATAACGCCAAAAAATATCGTACACCGGACGGAGTTCCGGCTGACATCGTAATGTTTACACTGACCAAACGCGAACGTAAGACGGTCACAAAGACACTTCCCTTACGTGAGCTTAAAGTCATGTTAATTCGACGGAAGAAATGGCCATGTGCTGGAATGTGGGCTCTCCCTGGCGGTTTCTGTCAGGAGGATGAGTCCATTTATGCTGCCGCTACTCGTGAGCTCAAAGAAGAGACTGGTGTAGATGGCGGTCATTTGGAATATCTGGGCGTTTACAGTACACCTGGTCGCGACCCTCGCGGTTGGATTATCAGTCATGCCTTTTTCGCCTTGGTGGAGGAATGGATGCTGGAGCAAAGACAAGCTTCGGATGATGCTGGCGAGGTAGGGTTATTTACGTTGCAGGAAGCGCTTGAAGAGCTGGAGCTCGCTTTTGACCACCATGATATCATCAAGGATGCATATTTGCGTATTCAACAACAAATGCTGCAAACTACGATTGCAAGACAGTTTTTACCTAGGCATTTTACCCTTAGTGAGCTCTATCAGGTGATACAAACGGTAGTGCCGGAATTTAAGGAACCGAATTTTATCCGTAAAATCACTTCAACACGTAGTCGTCAGGGTATATTAAAAGAAGTAAGAGACGAAGAGGGAAATGCGCTTAGTTCAAATCAATACTCCCAGCGTCCAGCTCAGCTCTATATGTTCACAGATCATGAGCCTTTGTTATCCATTTATACGTAG
- a CDS encoding nicotinate phosphoribosyltransferase, with product MRRELALHTDKYQINMMYAHWVNGTHKRKAVFEAYFRKLPFGNGYAVFAGLERIVGYIGGLRFTEDDIRYLSEQEENYAPAFLEELLQFHFQGTVHSMKEGALIFPDEPLIRVEGTIMEAQLVETAILNFMNYQTLIATKASRIKQVAPNDILLEFGTRRAQEADAAVWGARAAYIGGFDATSNMLAGKMFSIPTKGTHAHSWVQSFGSEQEAFDAYAKVMPDEVTLLVDTFDTLRSGVPNAINTAKKLEAQGKKMVGIRLDSGDLAYLSRQARKMLDDAGLDYVKIVASNDLDENTIMDLKLQGAAIDTWGVGTQLITASDQPSLGGVYKLVEIESATGEMIPTIKISSNPEKVSTPGKKDVFRIIGKNGKALADYICFPDEEAPRNGARLKLFNPLHPYMHKYVERYEALPMLEPIYVNGFQVYTLPDLNEVRRYHREQKDLFWPEYQRKLNPEVYRVNLSEKVWTSKQQLIAEHIRPDIE from the coding sequence TTGAGAAGAGAACTTGCGCTACATACGGATAAATATCAGATCAATATGATGTACGCTCACTGGGTGAATGGAACTCATAAACGGAAGGCTGTATTTGAGGCTTATTTCCGTAAGCTACCTTTCGGTAACGGCTATGCTGTGTTCGCAGGTTTAGAGCGTATTGTTGGTTATATCGGCGGCTTGCGGTTTACCGAAGATGATATCCGTTATTTGTCTGAGCAAGAAGAGAACTATGCTCCCGCTTTTTTGGAGGAACTGTTGCAGTTTCATTTTCAGGGAACCGTTCATTCGATGAAAGAAGGCGCTTTGATTTTTCCAGATGAGCCATTAATCCGTGTGGAAGGGACAATTATGGAGGCTCAGCTGGTGGAGACAGCCATTCTGAACTTCATGAACTACCAGACGTTGATCGCTACTAAGGCTTCACGAATTAAGCAGGTGGCTCCGAATGACATCTTGCTGGAGTTCGGTACCCGGCGTGCGCAAGAAGCCGATGCAGCGGTGTGGGGGGCTAGAGCGGCCTATATTGGCGGCTTTGATGCTACTTCTAACATGCTGGCGGGTAAAATGTTCAGTATTCCGACCAAGGGAACACATGCACATTCCTGGGTTCAGAGCTTTGGCAGCGAACAGGAGGCTTTTGATGCCTATGCTAAGGTGATGCCGGACGAAGTGACACTGTTGGTAGACACCTTTGATACACTCCGTAGTGGGGTGCCTAATGCAATCAATACAGCCAAGAAGCTTGAGGCACAAGGTAAGAAGATGGTCGGTATCCGTTTGGATAGCGGTGACTTGGCTTACCTATCCCGTCAAGCACGGAAGATGCTGGATGATGCTGGCCTGGATTATGTGAAGATTGTAGCTTCCAATGATTTGGATGAGAACACGATCATGGATCTGAAGCTGCAAGGCGCAGCTATTGATACTTGGGGAGTGGGTACACAATTGATCACAGCCTCGGACCAACCCTCTTTGGGTGGGGTCTATAAGCTGGTGGAAATTGAGTCCGCAACTGGAGAGATGATCCCGACGATCAAGATTTCCTCCAACCCTGAAAAAGTATCCACACCTGGCAAGAAGGACGTATTCCGGATTATCGGTAAAAATGGCAAAGCGCTTGCGGATTATATCTGCTTTCCTGATGAGGAAGCTCCGCGTAATGGTGCACGATTGAAGCTGTTTAATCCGTTACATCCATACATGCATAAGTATGTTGAGCGTTACGAGGCATTGCCTATGCTAGAACCGATATACGTTAACGGATTTCAAGTGTATACTTTACCGGATTTGAATGAGGTTCGCCGTTACCATAGAGAGCAAAAGGATCTATTCTGGCCGGAGTATCAACGTAAGCTGAATCCTGAGGTGTACCGGGTCAATTTGAGTGAAAAGGTCTGGACTAGCAAGCAACAGTTAATCGCTGAGCATATTAGACCGGATATAGAGTAG
- a CDS encoding YjcZ family sporulation protein, producing MSENVAGVGYGGGIGGAFTSTGAILVLFILLVIISKTILL from the coding sequence ATGAGCGAAAATGTTGCTGGTGTTGGATATGGAGGCGGTATCGGAGGTGCCTTTACATCTACTGGTGCAATCTTAGTATTGTTTATCCTCCTTGTAATTATTTCTAAGACAATCCTGCTATAA